The proteins below come from a single candidate division WOR-3 bacterium genomic window:
- a CDS encoding YjbQ family protein — MLDKISVRTGKRTELVDITEKIQKVIDSRKVKEGVLYIFCPHTTAALIVNENCDPSVRTDITEVLNRLIPHSAGYAHSEGNADAHVKASIIGSSRTLFIENKKIALGTWQGIFLCEFDGPRTREVWVKLIEEQSS, encoded by the coding sequence ATGTTGGATAAGATCAGCGTGAGAACCGGCAAACGTACAGAACTTGTCGATATAACCGAAAAAATCCAGAAGGTGATCGACAGCCGTAAGGTCAAAGAAGGTGTTCTGTATATATTCTGTCCCCATACAACAGCGGCTCTGATCGTGAACGAAAACTGCGATCCGTCAGTCCGGACAGACATAACCGAGGTCCTGAATAGATTAATACCTCATAGTGCAGGTTATGCCCACAGTGAGGGTAATGCCGACGCACATGTTAAAGCATCAATAATAGGTTCTTCAAGAACACTCTTTATTGAAAACAAAAAAATTGCCTTGGGAACCTGGCAAGGTATCTTCTTATGTGAATTCGACGGCCCACGGACAAGAGAGGTGTGGGTCAAATTAATAGAGGAACAGAGCTCATAA
- a CDS encoding alanine--glyoxylate aminotransferase family protein yields the protein MHKKLFIPGPTEVRKDILDAQAEPLIGHRMKAMTELYTGIIGKLQELLATKNFTFVLTASGTAIMEGAIRNCVAKDVLCCVNGAFSDRWYKIAQKCDKTADAITLDWGKAIKPEMVEEKLKAKKYEAVTVVHNETSTGVRNPVGEIAKVLKNYPDTLLLVDTVSSLMGDDIRIDEWGIDVCLASSQKAFALPPGLAVGVVSERALKKAEGVTGRGHYCDFIGIRDYYEKKGQTPSTPAITLMYAMNKQLDKIKAEGMENRYKRHLEMAKYVQDWGKKYFSLFAEPGYESVTVSCMNNTRNISVADLNKTLGERGFAISNGYGKLKEKAFRIAHMGDLTLEEIKDLINNINDILKL from the coding sequence ATGCATAAAAAATTATTTATACCTGGTCCAACCGAGGTAAGGAAGGATATTCTCGATGCTCAAGCCGAGCCGCTTATCGGTCACCGTATGAAAGCCATGACCGAGTTGTACACCGGTATCATCGGCAAATTACAGGAACTCCTTGCGACAAAAAATTTCACTTTTGTGCTGACCGCTTCAGGCACTGCGATAATGGAAGGTGCAATCAGAAATTGCGTAGCCAAAGATGTTCTCTGCTGTGTAAACGGCGCGTTCAGCGACCGATGGTATAAGATAGCCCAGAAGTGCGACAAGACCGCCGATGCAATAACCCTGGATTGGGGTAAGGCGATTAAACCGGAAATGGTCGAAGAAAAACTGAAGGCAAAGAAGTATGAAGCAGTGACCGTGGTCCATAATGAAACCTCAACAGGAGTCAGGAATCCTGTCGGAGAGATTGCAAAAGTTTTAAAGAATTATCCTGACACCCTTTTACTCGTTGATACAGTGAGTTCTCTGATGGGCGACGACATCAGAATCGACGAATGGGGTATTGACGTATGCCTGGCTTCATCACAAAAGGCATTCGCCCTTCCTCCGGGACTCGCCGTGGGTGTCGTCAGTGAAAGGGCGTTGAAAAAGGCTGAAGGAGTGACCGGACGCGGCCATTACTGTGATTTTATCGGTATCAGGGATTATTATGAAAAGAAAGGACAAACTCCATCCACTCCGGCAATCACCTTGATGTATGCCATGAACAAACAGCTCGACAAGATCAAAGCAGAAGGAATGGAAAACCGCTATAAGAGACATCTTGAAATGGCGAAATATGTCCAGGATTGGGGCAAAAAATATTTCAGTCTCTTTGCTGAGCCCGGCTATGAATCCGTAACTGTATCCTGTATGAATAACACCAGAAATATCAGCGTGGCGGACTTGAACAAAACGCTCGGCGAACGCGGCTTCGCGATATCGAACGGTTACGGTAAATTGAAGGAAAAGGCATTCCGCATCGCCCATATGGGAGATCTGACACTCGAAGAAATCAAAGATCTCATAAATAATATCAACGACATTCTGAAGTTATAA
- a CDS encoding 3-phosphoglycerate dehydrogenase has translation MKILVSDPIAPQGIEILKNAGFEVVEKTGLSPEELAKIIPDFDGIIVRSATKVKKEVIDAAEKLKVIGRAGIGLDNIDQEAAKSKGIKIVNTPTATSISVAELALGMMFAAARRIPQASVSTKAGKWEKKQFKGFELYGKKLGIIGIGRIGTEVAKRAKALGMEVMAYDPNVKSHEYAECVDLDTLLKNSDYITLHIPRTKETEHILDKAAFEKMKDGVVIINCARGGVVDEEALYEAIKSGKVRIAGVDVYESEPAKENKLFELEQVIATPHIGAQTKEGQTRAGIQIAELVRDVLKG, from the coding sequence ATGAAAATTTTGGTCTCAGATCCCATCGCGCCGCAGGGTATAGAAATCCTGAAGAACGCCGGCTTTGAGGTTGTTGAAAAAACAGGCCTTTCTCCTGAAGAGCTCGCCAAGATCATTCCGGATTTCGACGGCATCATTGTACGGAGTGCGACCAAGGTGAAAAAAGAAGTGATTGACGCGGCGGAAAAGTTGAAGGTCATCGGCAGGGCCGGAATCGGTCTGGATAACATCGACCAGGAAGCGGCAAAAAGTAAAGGTATAAAGATCGTCAATACGCCGACGGCGACGTCGATCTCAGTAGCTGAACTCGCCCTGGGAATGATGTTCGCCGCAGCCCGGAGAATCCCGCAGGCAAGTGTCTCAACCAAAGCGGGGAAATGGGAGAAGAAGCAATTCAAAGGATTTGAACTTTACGGAAAAAAACTCGGCATCATCGGCATCGGAAGAATCGGAACAGAAGTCGCGAAAAGAGCCAAAGCACTCGGTATGGAAGTAATGGCGTACGACCCCAATGTAAAATCGCATGAATATGCAGAATGCGTTGATCTTGACACCCTGCTTAAAAACTCCGACTATATTACACTCCACATCCCCCGAACCAAAGAGACCGAACATATCCTCGATAAAGCTGCTTTTGAAAAAATGAAGGACGGGGTGGTCATCATCAACTGTGCCCGCGGCGGGGTAGTCGATGAAGAAGCGCTTTATGAAGCGATAAAATCGGGCAAAGTAAGGATTGCCGGGGTTGATGTTTATGAATCAGAACCGGCGAAAGAGAATAAACTATTCGAACTTGAACAGGTGATCGCCACTCCCCATATCGGCGCCCAGACCAAAGAAGGACAGACACGTGCAGGTATTCAGATTGCAGAATTGGTAAGGGACGTTCTGAAGGGATAA
- a CDS encoding DUF1015 domain-containing protein, with the protein MPEIKPFKGIRYNPEKIEDLTGVICQPYDQITNKMEKEYKNKSPYNFVRLVLTKYAEGHDRQREYRDAKKFIEHWLRDKIFIRDDSPAIYPYWQEFSVEDKQLTRKGFISLVRLEELGKGNILPHEKTLSKPKADRLNLLRITEKDLEPIFLLYTDPENEVMNLIEKECSTLPLMEVKDEKEVTHKVWRIDAAEIIKKIADKLKDSIFVIADGHHRYETGLNYLKQVAPEDKDHPANFKMITLVNIEDPGLVILPTHRLIKDLAGFSLGGFLEKTEEYFEIKKSNKENIMQELKEVDGKAFGFYSPQTCYILKLKSLEPMRKLLPDRSEEYRTLDVAILHTLLIENVLGIEPAKIEDHIRYERGIQRTMKRIESGEFQFAFLMNPTKPEQVKKIAQKKERMPQKSTDFYPKLISGLVFYDIGGG; encoded by the coding sequence ATGCCGGAAATCAAACCTTTCAAAGGAATCAGATACAACCCGGAAAAGATTGAAGATTTAACCGGTGTGATCTGCCAGCCTTATGATCAGATAACGAACAAGATGGAAAAGGAATATAAGAATAAAAGCCCCTACAATTTCGTCCGCCTGGTTCTGACCAAATACGCCGAAGGCCATGACCGCCAGAGGGAATACCGCGATGCGAAAAAATTCATCGAACACTGGCTGAGGGATAAAATCTTCATCAGAGACGACTCCCCTGCGATCTATCCTTATTGGCAGGAGTTCTCAGTCGAGGATAAACAGTTGACCAGAAAAGGCTTCATAAGTCTGGTCCGCCTGGAAGAATTAGGAAAAGGAAACATCCTTCCCCATGAAAAGACACTTTCAAAACCGAAAGCGGATCGGTTGAACCTGCTGCGTATCACTGAGAAAGACCTTGAACCGATATTTCTCCTCTACACGGATCCGGAAAATGAAGTCATGAACCTCATAGAAAAAGAATGCAGCACTCTGCCGCTCATGGAAGTGAAGGATGAAAAGGAAGTAACCCATAAGGTCTGGCGGATCGATGCAGCGGAAATAATCAAAAAGATAGCGGACAAATTGAAAGATTCCATCTTCGTCATTGCAGACGGGCACCATCGTTATGAAACAGGATTGAATTACCTTAAACAGGTGGCGCCTGAAGACAAAGATCACCCGGCGAATTTCAAGATGATCACCCTCGTCAACATCGAGGACCCCGGATTGGTGATCTTACCGACCCATCGACTTATCAAAGACCTTGCCGGATTCAGTCTCGGTGGATTTCTGGAAAAGACCGAAGAATATTTTGAAATAAAAAAGAGCAACAAAGAAAATATAATGCAGGAATTGAAAGAGGTGGACGGAAAGGCATTCGGGTTCTACAGCCCGCAAACCTGCTATATTTTAAAATTGAAATCCTTAGAGCCGATGAGAAAATTACTGCCTGACCGCAGTGAAGAATACCGCACCCTCGACGTCGCCATTCTGCACACCCTCTTGATAGAGAACGTACTCGGTATTGAACCGGCCAAGATTGAAGACCATATCCGCTATGAAAGAGGTATCCAGAGAACAATGAAGAGGATTGAAAGCGGAGAGTTCCAATTCGCCTTCTTGATGAACCCGACAAAACCTGAACAGGTGAAGAAGATAGCACAGAAAAAAGAAAGGATGCCGCAGAAATCCACTGATTTCTATCCAAAACTGATTTCAGGGCTTGTCTTCTATGATATAGGAGGCGGCTAA
- a CDS encoding T9SS type A sorting domain-containing protein codes for MKKIIMGITVISMAMLFAAEIENPGTHDVMQPKISVVQGTTDNISVKINESTKVSGIEYDLPYGPQYSPTIAPIDPTTLPDPDDPTSGRRYQFPLKRLNMEKNESGQKREESRWDNDVLVYDGEVGEGQDFDVDPSTGDIYVIFDTYHTSQDSLVVYRSTDGGNSFQWWRASYNGDGEIGNPKIRIAQDAGGQTWVCMFGIWHEPSGDDVLYMRRMTPDQSQGYWEEVNSNVVYADVDADVGTGAWVYVTYIPEGTDNDIWAARNNLDGTGWQDNQQLFADPGVTPYPQIAAGSGGNVAVAFIDDRITTNNEVRIKRSTNYGSTWISSEQVSNNSGAYPIRETDIAYSYSASYETGWITATFYVVDNDNLVYYWSTDAGVNWTYGGLIGSSSNDENLSSIRARKATGSLTVAYNQDPGDSTMFTWTTASNPTNFITPYRINDYNATGIWAPTAGWISSYSAICYSSYTMGYNLFFDWFNNTGVAELPDEQTGAGVINLAPNPSSRVTRLTYAINNETDVRITLYDATGRLVKNILQKTQAPGEYTLNIRTDEMASGIYIIKIQTAEHTITRTMTVVR; via the coding sequence ATGAAGAAGATAATAATGGGTATAACAGTGATCTCGATGGCGATGCTCTTCGCCGCAGAGATTGAAAACCCGGGCACGCATGATGTAATGCAACCGAAAATATCAGTGGTCCAAGGTACCACTGACAACATTTCGGTAAAAATCAATGAATCCACAAAAGTAAGTGGTATAGAGTATGACCTTCCTTATGGGCCGCAATATTCGCCGACTATCGCTCCTATTGACCCGACAACCCTGCCAGACCCCGATGACCCGACCTCAGGAAGGAGATATCAATTCCCTCTCAAAAGGCTCAATATGGAAAAGAACGAATCAGGTCAGAAAAGAGAGGAGAGCAGATGGGATAATGATGTCCTTGTTTATGACGGCGAGGTCGGTGAAGGGCAGGATTTCGATGTTGACCCCTCAACCGGCGACATCTATGTAATTTTTGATACCTACCATACAAGTCAGGACAGTCTTGTTGTTTACCGCTCAACTGATGGAGGCAATTCATTCCAGTGGTGGCGGGCAAGCTATAACGGTGATGGAGAAATCGGTAATCCAAAGATACGCATAGCCCAGGATGCTGGCGGGCAGACCTGGGTCTGTATGTTCGGTATCTGGCATGAACCATCAGGAGATGATGTTCTGTATATGCGCAGAATGACCCCGGATCAAAGTCAGGGTTACTGGGAAGAGGTCAACTCAAATGTCGTTTACGCAGATGTCGACGCCGACGTCGGCACCGGAGCCTGGGTCTATGTGACCTATATTCCAGAAGGTACAGATAATGATATCTGGGCGGCGAGGAACAACCTTGACGGCACTGGCTGGCAGGATAACCAGCAGCTGTTCGCCGACCCCGGTGTAACACCCTATCCGCAAATTGCGGCTGGTTCAGGCGGTAATGTCGCCGTGGCATTCATCGACGACAGGATTACCACAAATAATGAAGTACGCATCAAAAGAAGCACCAATTACGGTTCGACCTGGATTAGTTCTGAACAGGTGAGTAACAACTCCGGTGCTTATCCGATAAGAGAAACCGATATCGCCTATTCATACAGCGCCAGTTATGAAACCGGCTGGATCACTGCAACGTTTTACGTCGTTGATAATGACAACCTCGTCTATTACTGGAGTACTGACGCCGGTGTCAACTGGACTTACGGCGGACTGATCGGTTCAAGCTCAAATGATGAGAATCTCAGCTCAATCCGTGCCCGTAAAGCAACGGGTTCTCTGACCGTCGCTTACAATCAAGATCCCGGTGACTCAACAATGTTCACCTGGACAACAGCATCAAATCCGACCAACTTCATCACACCCTATCGTATCAATGATTACAATGCAACAGGCATCTGGGCTCCTACAGCCGGATGGATCAGTAGTTACTCTGCAATCTGCTATTCTTCGTACACAATGGGTTATAACCTCTTCTTCGACTGGTTCAATAACACAGGTGTTGCGGAACTGCCGGATGAGCAGACCGGTGCCGGAGTAATCAATCTTGCGCCGAATCCTTCGAGCCGGGTTACCAGACTCACGTATGCAATCAACAACGAAACCGATGTCAGAATCACACTCTATGATGCGACAGGTCGATTGGTGAAGAATATTCTGCAAAAGACACAGGCACCGGGTGAATACACTTTGAACATCAGAACCGATGAAATGGCTTCCGGTATATACATCATAAAGATTCAAACAGCAGAACATACCATCACCAGGACGATGACGGTTGTAAGATAA
- a CDS encoding MoxR family ATPase translates to MKKSDLAALKELKGSYDAICREIAKLVIGQKDVIEQVLISLFCSGHSLIIGVPGLAKTMLVNTIAQILDLSFNRIQFTPDLMPSDITGTEVIEEDLTTGRRSFRFVKGPLFSNIILADEINRAPPKTQSALLQAMQEYKVTYAGETYDLPLPFFVLATQNPIEQEGTYPLPEAQLDRFMFTINIDYPSSEEEEEIIKTTTSAYEAELKKILGAEKFLLFQKLVRRIPVSDEVIKKTIELVGLTRPGEKKSPEIVKGYVAWGAGPRASQYLILGAKARAALEGRYAPDFDDVRYVAHPVLRHRVLTNFAAEAEGIKSDYIIDELLKTVG, encoded by the coding sequence ATGAAAAAATCAGACCTTGCAGCTTTGAAAGAGTTGAAGGGCAGTTATGATGCAATCTGTCGGGAGATTGCCAAACTTGTTATCGGACAGAAAGATGTAATCGAGCAGGTACTCATCAGCCTTTTCTGCAGCGGCCATTCATTGATCATCGGAGTGCCTGGTTTGGCAAAGACCATGCTTGTAAATACCATCGCGCAGATTCTCGATCTTTCGTTCAACAGGATTCAGTTCACGCCGGACCTGATGCCTTCGGATATTACAGGGACCGAGGTTATCGAAGAGGATTTGACCACAGGCAGGCGCAGCTTCAGATTTGTAAAGGGGCCGCTCTTTTCCAATATCATTCTTGCTGATGAGATTAATCGGGCACCGCCCAAGACCCAATCAGCACTGCTTCAGGCGATGCAGGAATATAAGGTCACTTATGCCGGAGAGACATATGATCTGCCGTTGCCTTTCTTTGTCCTGGCGACGCAGAATCCCATTGAGCAGGAAGGTACTTATCCATTACCTGAAGCCCAGCTCGACAGATTTATGTTTACGATCAATATCGATTATCCGTCATCTGAAGAAGAAGAAGAGATTATCAAAACCACCACCTCAGCATATGAGGCGGAATTAAAGAAGATACTCGGAGCAGAGAAGTTCCTTTTGTTCCAGAAACTGGTGAGGCGGATTCCTGTGTCCGATGAGGTCATTAAAAAGACGATCGAACTGGTGGGGTTGACCAGGCCCGGAGAAAAGAAGAGTCCGGAAATAGTAAAGGGATATGTCGCCTGGGGCGCAGGACCGCGGGCGTCCCAGTATCTTATCCTCGGTGCCAAGGCACGGGCGGCTCTTGAAGGAAGATATGCCCCTGATTTCGACGACGTCAGATATGTGGCGCACCCGGTGTTGCGCCATCGTGTGCTTACCAATTTTGCGGCGGAAGCCGAGGGGATTAAATCAGATTACATCATTGATGAGTTGCTGAAGACGGTCGGTTAG
- the rpiB gene encoding ribose 5-phosphate isomerase B, whose translation MKIGIGADHRGVLLKRKIIEFLTESGHKVIDYGTDSAESVDYPKIALSLADGLIKKRFKFGILICYTGQGMAMTANKVRGIRAAVCTSSEIARLTRAHNDANILVLPGGFVRFNKKLCFLINIFLTTKFEGGRHRRRINMIKDYEKRVLCKCRTRSSRLKS comes from the coding sequence ATGAAGATTGGAATCGGTGCTGATCATCGGGGAGTTTTGTTGAAGAGGAAGATAATAGAGTTTTTGACTGAATCAGGACATAAGGTTATTGATTACGGTACTGATTCTGCAGAGTCGGTTGATTACCCGAAGATCGCTCTGTCCCTGGCAGACGGCCTTATTAAAAAAAGATTCAAATTCGGGATTTTAATCTGTTATACGGGTCAGGGAATGGCGATGACCGCCAACAAAGTAAGGGGTATAAGGGCGGCTGTGTGTACGTCTTCAGAGATCGCGCGTCTTACCCGGGCTCATAATGATGCCAATATTCTGGTTCTTCCCGGCGGTTTTGTCAGGTTCAATAAAAAACTCTGTTTTTTGATCAATATCTTTTTGACGACGAAATTTGAAGGCGGAAGGCATCGACGTAGGATCAATATGATAAAGGATTATGAGAAAAGGGTTTTATGTAAGTGTCGAACCCGTTCTTCAAGGTTGAAATCATGA
- a CDS encoding branched-chain amino acid transaminase, with the protein MAMEKSKYIWMDGNFVNWDDAKIHILSHVIHYGTGVFEGLRCYKSPKGSVIFRLKDHIERLFNSAKIYRMEIPYPQDELVKVTIELIKKNELEDAYIRPIAYRGYNALGVDPFPCPVNVCIATLRWGKYLGKEALEQGVDVMVSSWNRMAPNTFPAMAKCCANYMNSQLIKMEAITYGFVEGIALDVTGYVSEGSGENIFAVKDGVIYTPPFHATILPGITRNTIMTLAKDMGIEVIETMIAREFLYIVDEVFFTGSAAEVTPIRSIDKIKIGAGKAGPITKKLQAAFFDVVEGRREDKYGWLTRVS; encoded by the coding sequence ATGGCAATGGAAAAATCAAAATACATCTGGATGGATGGGAATTTCGTAAATTGGGATGATGCAAAGATACATATACTTTCTCATGTTATTCATTATGGAACAGGAGTTTTCGAAGGATTGAGATGTTATAAGAGTCCTAAAGGATCGGTGATATTTCGACTTAAAGACCATATAGAAAGGCTCTTTAATTCTGCGAAGATATATCGTATGGAGATTCCTTATCCCCAGGATGAATTGGTGAAGGTTACCATCGAGCTCATCAAGAAGAATGAACTGGAAGATGCCTATATCAGACCCATTGCTTACCGGGGATATAATGCACTCGGTGTTGATCCTTTTCCCTGTCCTGTAAATGTCTGTATTGCTACACTCCGCTGGGGAAAATATCTTGGTAAAGAAGCCCTGGAACAGGGAGTTGATGTGATGGTGTCCAGCTGGAACCGTATGGCACCAAATACCTTTCCGGCGATGGCGAAATGTTGTGCCAACTATATGAATTCACAACTTATAAAGATGGAGGCGATCACCTATGGTTTTGTCGAAGGTATTGCCCTGGATGTTACCGGATATGTAAGTGAAGGTTCGGGTGAAAATATATTTGCGGTCAAAGACGGTGTGATCTATACCCCGCCGTTCCATGCGACGATTCTGCCCGGCATAACGAGAAATACGATTATGACCCTGGCAAAAGATATGGGGATCGAGGTCATTGAGACGATGATTGCAAGGGAGTTTCTCTATATCGTTGATGAGGTGTTTTTCACCGGTTCGGCGGCTGAGGTCACGCCGATCAGAAGTATTGATAAGATTAAGATCGGTGCGGGTAAGGCCGGTCCGATCACCAAAAAACTGCAGGCGGCGTTTTTTGATGTTGTTGAAGGCAGAAGAGAAGATAAGTACGGCTGGCTCACCCGGGTCTCATGA